GCTTGTAGTTGCAACTCCGTACGGTAGATGGTATTGTTACTCTGCATTGTCAGaggcacttcagcttgcttaaGGAATGTGTGCTCTTCAATTTGCAAATGATAGTCAAGAACTAGCTTGACAACACGGCACAAACTGACAGACGGTCATCAGAACGACAGTTACTCACAGTACGGATCCCAAAATAACCAGCACAACGTGGAACACCGGGTAAGTTAACACACAGCAATTGAACTACTATTCTACGTTGGTACAAACATGACAAACACGTAAGTTTAACTGTTATTCACAAAGTGCCCGCAAGGCGTGCTGGGTCCTCCAGCACCAACTCCCCTCGACGAAACAATATCGCGAGACATTAGAGGCGCACACAACTGCATAAAATAACACCAACAATCGTTGGTTCTGTTGTTATATAAGCTTTGAAACCATTAGataacacatttcttatgacacaaaccaatcCATACGCAAACACGTCGTCATCTAGCGCaaccccatccatccattttctatgcaacttctcctcattagggtcgacggggtatgctggagcctatcccagctgacttcgggcgacaggcggggtacaccctggactggttgccaaccaatggcagggcacatatagacaaacaaccattcacactcacattcatacctatggacaatttagagtcaccaattaacctaacatgcatgtttttggaatgtgggaggaaaccggagtacccggagaaaacccacgcacgcacagggagaacatgcaaactcaaatccatgggagaattgaacccaggtctttccgatctccagacggtgactgtgtggccaacatgctaaccactagaccaccgtgcgtcTAGCGCAACCCaatgccacaaatacattgcagtcctgtgggaaaccaTTCCACTTTTACATTGGAGCCCGTAGGCCGCCGTACTCAGCGCTATTGCTCATAGCGAAGTAACGACACCGTCAACGGAACGAATGAACATGGTGACAATTGTTTCAAATCGACAACATGCCAGCTTGAATCAAACGACGGACATACTGTACGTTTACTGCCAGCAGAGGAGAGACAACGCATCAGCTATTGGACTTGTAGGACATTCATGGACTTGTAGTATCAGTAGTAATTCTAATGTGGCTGTGTCTTAAATGGAACACATCCATCAGTAGGTATACTTCAACAAGTGTACTGAGTTCCTGAGTGTGTCGTCTGAACGCGCTCAGAAGACGTAGGTAAGTACGAAAGTGGGCAAATTGAGACACGCcctaaaaatgtattgaaattaaaGAAACTGGATGTGTAATAAAGTCCCGAAAATCACTGCGTTTGACCTGAGAAGTTCCAGATTGTACAATACCTATATAAACAAAATTACACATATACGCATGATTGCGTGTACGAGTCAAGTGAACAAACCTCCTCCGTGTGACTCAAGTTGATGCTTCTTGAAAACAGTGTCCAACATTTGACGTTgacgctcgttctcctcttttgttcgagaaagttcctcctcgtactctgctatcgttctttctaccactacaaatatttcttcaacagccgcagttagtcgctgattcaccaatgctctcagcatttgtactttacacatttttacacacTTTACACTCACACTTGACCCCCTACTGAGCGATGTCGATCACTTCCGCGTCTcttttgttagcagctagcaagctaagctaGCCTGAGAAGCTTCAAAGTGGCGATGAGACAGGTTTTTGTCCCAACAGGAATTGACAATGTCTCACCGCGTACACGGAATGTGAAGAGGGAAAAAGAACAAACGCGGTAACAATCTCGTCGTTTTTCCTAACTTTTTCCAATCCCTTCGGCGACGTAATAGTCCAAAATGGCGACGGACGCATGCGCAGTTTGCGATGCTACCTTCTGCATCTCTTTTGTTAGCAGCGAGCAAGCTAAACTAGCCTGAGAAGCGTCAAAGTTCGCTGAGAAAACTTTATGCTGGTATGAATAATTAATGTGTAGTTTTTGTGCGACAGAAACaagtacaaatgtaaaaatgtacgaATTAGAGCGGACTTAATACATAAGACCGCCTACTAACCTTTTTCCTTTGCCTTGTTTATTACTTCCGTTAATACACAGCTAGTACAGTCTAGTGCACTCCTGCCTCCCTCAGCTGTAGAGATGTCATTACACCCTTGACATACAACTTGTGTGGCGAATAAGAGAATAAAAGAGACAATAGCAATTTAGTGTCAACTAAATCAGACAGAGTAAAAGGATGTTCAACTTTAACATAGAAGTCATAATGTCTGATTTTTGGACATCCTGCATTTTCTTAAGACAACGGGAcagaaaatccatccatccattttctatggcgcttctcctcattagggtcgcgggggcatgctggagccaatcccagctgacttcgggcgacaggcggggttggaatggtcgccagccaatcgcaggtcacatatagacaaaacaaccattcacactcacacctatggacaatttagtcaccaattaacctaacatgcatgtttttggaatgtgggaggaaacccaagcacacacagaacatgcaaactccatacagaaatgcccaagaatctccagactgtgactgtgtggacaacatgctaaccactagaccaccgtgcggcccgggaCAGAAAATgatcttttgtttttaaagaactAGCTATTCAGTCTGTCTTTGcagtttaattaaataaatctgAGTGGTACCCAGTCTCagctttttttctacttttattGCATTTACATGGTAGAAGCATATTAACACGATTGTGTGACACTCACAACAATGATGTCACACGTTATATGTGGTGTTGTTGTTAGAAAGTCAAAGTTATCCGTATTTCAAATCCTTCAGcttcatttactgctgctgttctcaccagcacacttgtgGTTGTTAAGCTGGTATTTATAAGAGAatctttcaccacacacactgcaactaaacactttctcaccagtgtgtgttcttgtgtgtcttACAAATGTTGTTCGGTCAGAAAAGCTTTTGTTGCACCTcgaacaggaatatggtttttctccggtgtgtgttctcatgtgttttcTCAAATATTGATTTTCCACAaagcttttaccacacactgaacaggaaaaaggtttctctccagtgtgtcttctcatgtgtgttttcaaattTTCACTCCGTACAAAACCTACGCCACAGATTGAACAgcaaaaaggtttctctccagtgtgtcttcttgtgtgtgttgtcaaaTCTCCATTTCGTACAAAACCTATACCACAGATTGAACAcgtgaaaggtttttctccagtgtgtattgtcatgtgtattttcaaatgttgacTTCGAAAAAAAGTTagaccacacactgaacaagaaaaaggttgctctccagtgtgtgttcttgtgtgcaTTGTCAAATCTGCCTTCCGAGataatcttttaccacaaaatgAACACTTGaatggtttttctcctgtgtgatttctcatgtgtcttttcagacTGCAACGGTGATTAAAGGTTTTGTCACactgagagcatttaaagtgtgtgttgtcagtgtgacatgtcatatcagcctTCGagttttcatcatcatcaccatcatcactatctgatagtggagctaagaggttgtctgcttgtgagcctccacagtggtctccatcagcttctgttgtcatgtgttgagttgagctgctgcttggaggctccacctctctcttctcctcactttcacctttgacttcatcatcttcactcttcacagggaCACCAAGCACTGGAAATTCCTCCAGTTCTTCAAAATGCTCCTCCTCCTTACTGATGCtgtgctcctcctcttcctctttaatgtaggGGGGCTTTGGCTCctccttttcttctttaatgtgggggggctgtggctcctcctcttcgaCTTTAATGTGAGGGGGCtctggctcctcctgctccatcctGGAAGTCCAGTCCAGCTGTTCAGCTCTTCTTAACTGACGTCTGCTGGACAcaagaaaataaacacatgtTTCAGAGAAGTCCactctcatattattatgattatgtatAATATGCATAATATATTGTAGTGAATATAACAGCGTGTACAATaaagcatacatttttttttactaaagcaATATTACTAAAGCAATATTCTCATGAGAAGACGACAGGTAGCGAACCTTTTAAGGAATAGTGTCAATGATCACATGTAAAGTTAGTTAAAATGAGTAATAATGAAGCAAACCTGCTCTGTTCACCACACACAGATGCTTCTTGAAAACAACGTCCAGTAGTTGATGTTGTCTCCTTAttagcagctagcaagctaaacTAGCCCGAGAAGCTTCAACGTGACAAtaagaccatttttttcttagCAGTAATTAACAATGTCTATTACTGGGGTGAGAAAAGAAACAAACGCGGTAACAAATCCGTCGTCTTGCTAACTTTTTGCAATCGTTTCGTTGCAACCTAACTAAAACGGTACcgtagtacaaaaaaaatgactgaCGCATGCGCATTATGTGTGGTAACTTCCGCGTCTCTTTGTTCGTAGCTAGAAAGCTTAGCTAGCCTGAGAAGCTTCACAAGTTCACTGAGACGAGTTTACCCTGACATCCTGAAGAACTAACAATGTGTAGTTTGTTACGCGAAAGACACAATTAGAAACGCAGAAATGAAGGAATAACGCGGCCTTTAGGACTACACCGCCTGTGAACCTTTCTTATTTACTACTTCCGGTAACACACAGCTAGTACCTTGGAGCGCATTACTGCTTCCATCAGGTGTGGGGGTGTCATTACACATTTGACCGATATTGTGCGTGGTGAAATAGCGTCGAtgtcaacacaaatgaacaataGACAATTGCCATTCAATGTAAACGGAGCTGAGaggaaaaacatgtcaaatgttaaCATAGAAGCAATAATGTCTCATCTATGCATATCCTGcaatttatttgtacaaaccgAACTgggtaaaaacacatttaggtTTTCAGCCCCTAATGTTTGGAATATGTTAGAACCTCAATTTAGACTTCAAGCCATTGTTATGTAAATGAGTTGACAGTTGTGGTGAAATCCTTGCTTGTTATGAATATACATTATGTGTATTATCTGTATTTGTTGTTCTTTCTTGATTGAAATGGAACTCTGCTACTGCCTTCCTGGCCAGGGCAATGACTCTTTACAGCCTTTTTACAGCCTCTCTTCTTGGCTCAAGTTTGCAGTTTAATTGAAACAAAACTGACAGACACTCTGACACagatttttttctacttttattgcatttaaatgTTAGAAGCAtattaacacacacaacaaagtcACACATTAAATGTGGTTATGTTGGAAAGTTATTAAAGTATTGACTGTTTATTTCAACTCATGGAGCTTCATTTACTGCTGTtgttctcaccagcacacttgtgattgttaagctggtacttataagagaatctttcctcacacacactgcaactcaacactttctcaccggtgtgtattctcatgtgtctcACAAGTGCCGATCGCTCAGAATAGCTTTTGTTGCAGACTGAACAGGAATATAGGTTTTCTTctgtgtgttttctcatgtgTCTATTCAAATAGTGACTTTCCACaaaacttttaccacacactgaacaggaaaaaggtttttctccagcgTGTCTTCTCACGTGTATTTTCAAAGTGTGACTCCGTACAAAACCCATACCACAGATTGtacaggaaaaaggtttctcaccagtgtgtcttctcatgtgtgttttcaaaatGTCACTTCGTACAAAACCTACGCCACAGATTGtacaggaaaaaggtttctctccagtgtgtcttcTTGTGTGCGTTTTCAAATCTCCATTTCGTACAAATCCTGCACCACAGATTGAACAGGtgaatggtttctctccagtgtgcactatcatgtgtattttcaaatgCTGACTTCGCACAAAACCCAAACCACACACCGAACAAGAAAAAGGTTGCTCTccggtgtgtgttcttgtgtgtatTGTCAAATCTGCATTCCGAGAGAATCTTTTACTGCAAACTGAGCACGCaaatggtttctctcctgtgtgacttgtcatgtgtcttttcagacTGCAACGGTGATTAAACGTTTTGTCACactgagagcatttaaagtgtgtgttgtcagtgtgacatgtcatatcagctttagcgtcttcatcatcagtgtcagaagagtgtgacgTTACGTCGTCATCATCTGACAGCGGAGCGatgaggttgtctgcttgtgatcctccacagtggtctctatcagcttctgttgtcatgtgttgagttgagctgctgcttggaggctccacctctctcttctcctcactttcatctttgtcttcatcatcttcactcttcacaatgACACGCACCACTGGGAACTCATCCAGTCCTTCAAGATGCCCTTcttcctgactgatgctgtactcctcctcttcctctttaatgcaGGGGGACCGGGGCTCTTccttttcctctttaatgtgggaggTCTGGGGCTCCATCTCTTCCTCTTCAAtagataaaaatgcaaaaaggacaATATAAACTAAGTAGCTGAAAGCTTCAATAACGACATTGTATATATTGGACCAAATATGAAAGAAGGGATCCTTGTCAGTTGAGGAATAGAACGATACCATAGACAACAATCCCAGGTCAATCTTCCTCACTGGCGTGACAGAAGAGGAAATAACTGATAttgtgaaataatgtaaatcaactGGTTGTCATGGAAGttaatggaaacaaaaaaatgttattacagAGATCTCAGAACCATTCACATATATGAGACATGTATAATTTTGTTCTCCAAATGGCgtataaattaaatttttttaatgttgtacaCCCGCAAGATATTTTCATACAGCAGACATGTTGGGTTTGCTGCCGCATGGCTGCACAGTGTGAAGCAAAGGTGGACGCTAGCAAGATATATTGCACACAGCGGTCTCTGCAGGCTGCAGTAGTACCACAGGTGATccgtttttgtgatcggcattgaaCACAATGGTCAATCAAATGCTTTTCCACAAAAACAGGCGCATTCCTATAACTTTATCATTTCAAACAGgtacatttccaaacaaaatgaaaacaggaaAAGTAGTTACTAGACTGGATACAAATACCAATTTGCAAACTAAAGACCAGTTTCTTTAGTTCTTTagattttccaaaatcattcaAACATATTTCAATAGCATGTTAgacaaatgtataaataaaagtGAACGACTTACGGACAGCAGATATGGATGCAGAGCTAACATTCCAACTTTGATGGCACGAATCGAAATTACCAATGGATCTAATAAAAGCACGTGACATAAGTCATCGTAATATCTTAATTAACAAATTAGAACACTATGGCATCAGAGGGCTGGTCTTTAACTGCGTAAAAAGCTACTTCATGAATAGGAaacaatatgtgaagctagaaCAATCTGCAAACTAAAATATATCTTGCGGAGTACCCCAGGTCTCAATACTGgcaccaaaactgttcaacctataGACACTCCTAATAGacatgttaagaccagttgaaagagTGCAAGActtcacattttgcactgttgcatcttaaggaggttctaagtagcgcttcaaaatgcaaaaggaagaaatgggaatgagacaaaaaaatgtttaagtaagcaatgtattgcaaacaagcattagagtgaaataggctgtttatcaactGAGCAAAAGTTTAAAGACAACAGtttttaaaagcccaaatcttggcaaaaatgtggattgaatgtgatttagtgtcaggtattcacactgtcatgatcgcttgatggcaaagg
The sequence above is a segment of the Dunckerocampus dactyliophorus isolate RoL2022-P2 chromosome 3, RoL_Ddac_1.1, whole genome shotgun sequence genome. Coding sequences within it:
- the LOC129178282 gene encoding gastrula zinc finger protein XlCGF17.1-like translates to MEQEEPEPPHIKVEEEEPQPPHIKEEKEEPKPPYIKEEEEEHSISKEEEHFEELEEFPVLGVPVKSEDDEVKGESEEKREVEPPSSSSTQHMTTEADGDHCGGSQADNLLAPLSDSDDGDDDENSKADMTCHTDNTHFKCSQCDKTFNHRCSLKRHMRNHTGEKPFKCSFCGKRLSRKADLTMHTRTHTGEQPFSCSVCGLTFFRSQHLKIHMTIHTGEKPFTCSICGIGFVRNGDLTTHTRRHTGEKPFCCSICGVGFVRSENLKTHMRRHTGEKPFSCSVCGKSFVENQYLRKHMRTHTGEKPYSCSRCNKSFSDRTTFVRHTRTHTGEKVFSCSVCGERFSYKYQLNNHKCAGENSSSK
- the LOC129178235 gene encoding zinc finger protein 501-like, yielding MCERTIAEYDEVLSPTKEENHRERQLLDAVFKKHQVVLHRAGVSEEDLPPEQEEPQPPHIKEEEEESEPTQIYEEEPGPPHIKEEEEEPQLPDINEEEMEPQTSHIKEEKEEPRSPCIKEEEEEYSISQEEGHLEGLDEFPVVRVIVKSEDDEDKDESEEKREVEPPSSSSTQHMTTEADRDHCGGSQADNLIAPLSDDDDVTSHSSDTDDEDAKADMTCHTDNTHFKCSQCDKTFNHRCSLKRHMTSHTGEKPFACSVCSKRFSRNADLTIHTRTHTGEQPFSCSVCGLGFVRSQHLKIHMIVHTGEKPFTCSICGAGFVRNGDLKTHTRRHTGEKPFSCTICGVGFVRSDILKTHMRRHTGEKPFSCTICGMGFVRSHTLKIHVRRHAGEKPFSCSVCGKSFVESHYLNRHMRKHTEENLYSCSVCNKSYSERSALVRHMRIHTGEKVLSCSVCEERFSYKYQLNNHKCAGENNSSK